A part of Streptomyces sp. NBC_01210 genomic DNA contains:
- the fusA gene encoding elongation factor G, giving the protein MATTSLDLAKVRNIGIMAHIDAGKTTTTERILFYTGVSYKIGEVHDGAATMDWMEQEQERGITITSAATTCHWPLEDVDHTINIIDTPGHVDFTVEVERSLRVLDGAVTVFDGVAGVEPQSETVWRQADRYGVPRICFVNKLDRTGAEFHRCVDMIVDRLGATPIVMQLPIGAEADFKGVIDLVRMKALVWSAEATKGEMYDVVDIPATHTEAAEEWRGKLLEAVSENDDQMMELYLEGVEPTEEQLYQAIRRITIASGKGGGTTVTPVFCGTAFKNKGVQPLLDAVVRYLPSPLDVEGIEGHDVKDPEKVITRRPSDDEPLAALAFKIASDPHLGKLTFIRVYSGRLESGTAVLNPTKGKKERIGKIYRMHANKREEIESVGAGDIVAVMGLKQTTTGETLCDDKNAVILESMDFPAPVIQVAIEPKSKGDQEKLGVAIQRLAEEDPSFQVHSDEETGQTIIGGMGELHLEVLVDRMRREFRVEANVGKPQVAYRETIRKAVERIDYTHKKQTGGTGQFAKVQIALEPIEGGDATYEFVNKVTGGRIPREYIPSVDAGAQEAMQFGILAGYEMVGVRVTLLDGGYHEVDSSELAFKIAGSQAFKEGARKASPVLLEPMMAVEVTTPEDYMGDVIGDLNSRRGQIQAMEERSGARVVKGLVPLSEMFGYVGDLRSKTSGRASYSMQFDSYAEVPRNVAEEIIAKAKGE; this is encoded by the coding sequence ATGGCCACCACTTCGCTTGACCTGGCCAAGGTCCGCAATATTGGGATCATGGCCCACATCGACGCGGGCAAGACGACGACCACCGAGCGCATCCTGTTTTACACCGGTGTGAGCTACAAGATCGGTGAGGTCCACGACGGCGCTGCCACGATGGACTGGATGGAGCAGGAGCAGGAGCGCGGCATCACGATCACGTCCGCCGCGACGACCTGTCACTGGCCGCTCGAGGACGTCGATCACACCATCAACATCATCGACACCCCGGGTCACGTCGACTTCACGGTCGAGGTGGAGCGTTCGCTCCGCGTGCTCGACGGTGCCGTCACGGTGTTCGACGGTGTCGCCGGCGTTGAGCCGCAGTCCGAGACTGTGTGGCGTCAGGCGGACCGCTACGGCGTTCCGCGTATCTGCTTCGTCAACAAGCTCGACCGCACCGGCGCTGAGTTCCACCGCTGCGTCGACATGATCGTGGACCGCCTCGGCGCGACCCCGATCGTGATGCAGCTGCCGATCGGTGCAGAGGCTGACTTCAAGGGCGTCATCGACCTGGTCCGTATGAAGGCCCTGGTCTGGTCCGCCGAAGCCACCAAGGGCGAGATGTACGACGTCGTCGACATCCCGGCCACGCACACCGAGGCTGCCGAGGAGTGGCGCGGCAAGCTGCTCGAGGCCGTGTCGGAGAACGACGACCAGATGATGGAGCTGTACCTCGAGGGCGTCGAGCCCACCGAGGAGCAGCTCTACCAGGCGATCCGTCGTATCACCATCGCGTCCGGCAAGGGCGGCGGCACCACCGTCACCCCCGTCTTCTGCGGTACCGCGTTCAAGAACAAGGGTGTTCAGCCCCTGCTCGACGCGGTTGTGCGCTACCTCCCCTCCCCCCTGGACGTCGAAGGCATTGAGGGCCACGACGTCAAGGACCCGGAGAAGGTCATCACGCGCCGTCCGTCCGACGACGAGCCGCTGGCCGCTCTGGCCTTCAAGATCGCGAGCGACCCGCACCTGGGCAAGCTCACCTTCATCCGGGTCTACTCGGGTCGCCTGGAGTCCGGCACTGCTGTGCTGAACCCCACCAAGGGCAAGAAGGAGCGCATCGGCAAGATCTACCGTATGCACGCGAACAAGCGTGAGGAGATCGAGTCGGTGGGCGCCGGCGACATCGTCGCCGTCATGGGCCTGAAGCAGACCACCACCGGTGAGACGCTGTGCGACGACAAGAACGCGGTGATCCTGGAGTCCATGGACTTCCCGGCGCCGGTCATCCAGGTCGCGATCGAGCCCAAGTCCAAGGGTGACCAGGAGAAGCTGGGTGTCGCCATCCAGCGTCTCGCGGAGGAGGACCCCTCCTTCCAGGTCCACTCGGACGAGGAGACCGGCCAGACCATCATCGGTGGTATGGGTGAGCTTCACCTCGAGGTGCTCGTCGACCGCATGCGGCGCGAGTTCCGCGTCGAGGCGAACGTCGGCAAGCCGCAGGTCGCGTACCGCGAGACGATCCGCAAGGCCGTCGAGCGTATCGACTACACGCACAAGAAGCAGACCGGTGGTACCGGTCAGTTCGCGAAGGTGCAGATCGCGCTGGAGCCCATCGAGGGCGGCGACGCGACCTACGAGTTCGTGAACAAGGTCACCGGTGGCCGCATCCCCCGTGAGTACATCCCCTCGGTGGACGCGGGTGCGCAGGAAGCCATGCAGTTCGGCATCCTGGCCGGCTACGAGATGGTGGGCGTTCGCGTCACCCTTCTCGACGGTGGTTACCACGAGGTCGACTCCTCCGAACTCGCGTTCAAGATCGCTGGTTCGCAGGCGTTCAAGGAGGGTGCCCGCAAGGCGTCCCCCGTGCTCCTCGAGCCGATGATGGCCGTCGAGGTCACCACGCCCGAGGACTACATGGGCGATGTCATCGGCGACCTCAACTCCCGCCGTGGCCAGATTCAGGCCATGGAGGAGCGCAGCGGCGCTCGCGTCGTGAAGGGGCTGGTCCCCCTCTCGGAGATGTTCGGCTATGTCGGAGACCTCCGCAGCAAGACCTCGGGTCGCGCAAGCTACTCGATGCAGTTCGACTCCTACGCCGAGGTTCCGCGGAACGTCGCCGAGGAGATCATCGCGAAGGCCAAGGGCGAGTAA
- the tuf gene encoding elongation factor Tu, whose amino-acid sequence MAKAKFERTKPHVNIGTIGHIDHGKTTLTAAITKVLHDAYPDLNEASAFDQIDKAPEERQRGITISIAHVEYQTESRHYAHVDCPGHADYIKNMITGAAQMDGAILVVAATDGPMPQTKEHVLLARQVGVPYIVVALNKADMVDDEEILELVELEVRELLSEYEFPGDDLPVVKVSALKALEGDAEWGKTVLDLMKAVDESIPQPERDVDKPFLMPIEDVFTITGRGTVVTGRIERGVLKVNETVDIVGIKTEKTTTTVTGIEMFRKLLDEGQAGENVGLLLRGIKREDVERGQVIIKPGSVTPHTSFEAQAYILSKDEGGRHTPFFNNYRPQFYFRTTDVTGVVTLPEGTEMVMPGDNTVMTVELIQPVAMEEGLKFAIREGGRTVGAGQVTKINK is encoded by the coding sequence GTGGCGAAGGCGAAGTTCGAGCGGACTAAGCCGCACGTCAACATCGGCACCATCGGTCACATTGACCACGGTAAGACGACCCTCACGGCCGCCATTACCAAGGTGCTGCACGACGCGTACCCGGACCTGAACGAGGCCTCGGCCTTCGACCAGATCGACAAGGCTCCTGAGGAGCGCCAGCGCGGTATCACCATCTCCATCGCGCACGTCGAGTACCAGACCGAGTCGCGTCACTACGCGCACGTCGACTGCCCCGGTCACGCGGACTACATCAAGAACATGATCACGGGTGCCGCGCAGATGGACGGCGCCATCCTCGTGGTCGCCGCCACCGACGGCCCGATGCCGCAGACCAAGGAGCACGTGCTCCTGGCCCGCCAGGTCGGCGTTCCGTACATCGTTGTCGCCCTGAACAAGGCCGACATGGTGGACGACGAGGAGATCCTGGAGCTCGTCGAGCTCGAGGTGCGTGAGCTCCTCTCCGAGTACGAGTTCCCGGGCGACGACCTGCCGGTCGTCAAGGTCTCGGCGCTCAAGGCGCTCGAGGGCGACGCCGAGTGGGGCAAGACCGTTCTCGACCTGATGAAGGCCGTTGACGAGTCCATCCCGCAGCCCGAGCGTGACGTCGACAAGCCGTTCCTGATGCCGATCGAGGACGTCTTCACGATCACCGGTCGTGGCACCGTCGTCACCGGTCGTATCGAGCGTGGTGTCCTCAAGGTCAACGAGACCGTCGACATCGTCGGTATCAAGACCGAGAAGACCACTACCACGGTCACCGGCATCGAGATGTTCCGCAAGCTGCTCGACGAGGGCCAGGCCGGTGAGAACGTCGGTCTGCTCCTCCGTGGCATCAAGCGTGAGGACGTCGAGCGCGGCCAGGTCATCATCAAGCCGGGTTCGGTCACGCCGCACACCAGCTTCGAGGCCCAGGCCTACATCCTGTCGAAGGACGAGGGTGGCCGTCACACCCCGTTCTTCAACAACTACCGCCCGCAGTTCTACTTCCGTACCACGGACGTGACCGGCGTTGTGACCCTCCCCGAGGGCACCGAGATGGTCATGCCGGGCGACAACACCGTCATGACCGTCGAGCTGATCCAGCCCGTCGCCATGGAGGAGGGCCTCAAGTTCGCCATCCGTGAGGGTGGCCGGACCGTCGGCGCCGGCCAGGTCACCAAGATCAACAAGTAA
- a CDS encoding PIG-L family deacetylase gives MQIAHALGKATARSTGLSRRNVVTATAAVAAAAALSSCSVPAPRRAVPTADPAPGMPISSSRRAQLMQILAHPDDDLYFMNPDTQRMLDAGVPLVCVYVTAGESDGVNKAPGRPRPGADKTAYSSARHQGLRQAYATLLGLPRFTDWQKGVATLRGDQRAEINTLANGSRRVELIFLNLAMHTTRGGRMGLPALWKDREQNLRTVVADDSPVRKAGSYDYDQLIDVLVGLLDRYRPTVVQTLDPDPDIQHSDEATRKNDSEQHGYSDHADHTAVASFSWAALVRWVAEATQEGGQVPAFVATSFRGYYNRHWPKNLPEGVLRQKAAHLVPYGGAPDWRCGNAAGCGDYNVGGKRPLTNKKGWVRSTHYRYPGARPAVATEPDGRLAAYGVLGLRAVRWRESERGSGRWGDPDDLGGGPLAPTLGAAALQDGRQLLFGLRFSALGGHGGANRREVVLLEQRSAGGPFLPWQGLGNSERGDDRGRRIGVPVAVTAPDGRVHLFVRNADQGISTRVRDTEGHWDRWQDLEGGEIQDGLSTVVDSTGRVHVFGAGHDSVHHWTQDAPGQPFTHRPAGPLPVPVDGPAAVAGKNGTVELLYRVERVTKSEGPGTAEPALTSVRPDGVRIPGVRFDGHGPVSAAPAPRGPVLLGKDLKGQLQLRVAGKVLIRKNGTLPSLDAPALHMGGSGATVVGLGADAHPWTWSPEAGTAG, from the coding sequence ATGCAGATCGCGCATGCCCTGGGGAAGGCTACCGCGCGTTCCACCGGCCTGAGCAGACGAAATGTGGTCACCGCCACAGCCGCCGTCGCCGCGGCGGCGGCCCTCAGCTCGTGTTCCGTGCCCGCACCGCGGCGCGCCGTCCCGACGGCCGACCCCGCGCCGGGCATGCCGATCTCCAGCTCCCGGCGGGCGCAGCTGATGCAGATCCTGGCCCACCCGGACGACGATCTGTACTTCATGAACCCCGACACCCAGCGGATGCTGGACGCCGGGGTTCCGCTGGTCTGCGTCTATGTCACCGCCGGCGAGTCCGACGGCGTCAACAAGGCGCCCGGCCGGCCGCGGCCGGGCGCCGACAAGACGGCGTACTCCTCCGCACGCCACCAGGGGCTGCGCCAGGCGTACGCGACACTGCTCGGACTGCCCAGGTTCACCGACTGGCAGAAAGGCGTCGCCACGCTGCGCGGCGACCAGCGGGCCGAGATCAACACTCTTGCCAACGGCTCCCGCCGGGTCGAGCTGATCTTCCTCAACCTCGCGATGCACACGACGCGCGGCGGCCGCATGGGCCTGCCCGCCCTGTGGAAGGACCGGGAGCAGAATCTGCGCACCGTCGTCGCCGACGACTCCCCCGTACGCAAGGCGGGCTCGTACGACTACGACCAGCTCATCGACGTACTCGTGGGGCTGCTGGACCGCTACCGGCCCACGGTCGTGCAGACCCTGGACCCCGACCCGGACATCCAGCACAGCGACGAGGCGACCCGCAAGAACGACAGCGAGCAGCACGGCTACTCGGACCATGCGGACCACACCGCCGTGGCCTCCTTCAGCTGGGCGGCCCTGGTGCGCTGGGTGGCCGAGGCGACCCAGGAGGGCGGCCAGGTGCCCGCCTTCGTCGCCACGTCCTTCCGCGGCTACTACAACCGCCACTGGCCCAAGAACCTGCCGGAGGGCGTGCTCAGGCAGAAGGCCGCCCATCTGGTCCCGTACGGCGGCGCCCCCGACTGGAGGTGCGGCAATGCCGCGGGCTGCGGCGACTACAACGTCGGCGGCAAGCGTCCGCTGACCAACAAGAAGGGCTGGGTGCGCTCCACCCACTACCGCTACCCGGGCGCGCGCCCGGCGGTGGCCACCGAGCCGGACGGCAGGCTCGCCGCCTACGGGGTGCTGGGGCTGCGCGCGGTGCGCTGGCGCGAGAGCGAGCGCGGCAGCGGCCGGTGGGGCGACCCGGACGACCTCGGCGGCGGCCCGCTCGCGCCCACGCTCGGCGCGGCGGCGCTGCAGGACGGCCGGCAGCTGCTCTTCGGGCTGCGTTTCTCGGCGCTCGGCGGCCACGGCGGCGCCAACAGGCGGGAGGTCGTGCTGCTGGAGCAGCGCTCCGCGGGCGGTCCCTTCCTGCCTTGGCAAGGGCTGGGCAATTCGGAGCGCGGCGACGACCGGGGCCGGCGGATCGGCGTTCCGGTGGCGGTCACGGCCCCTGACGGCCGCGTCCATCTCTTCGTACGCAACGCGGACCAGGGCATCAGCACGCGGGTCCGTGACACCGAGGGCCACTGGGACCGCTGGCAGGACCTGGAGGGTGGCGAGATTCAGGACGGACTGTCCACGGTGGTGGACAGCACCGGGCGGGTGCATGTCTTCGGTGCCGGTCACGACAGCGTGCACCACTGGACACAGGACGCACCGGGACAGCCGTTCACCCACCGGCCGGCCGGGCCGCTGCCGGTCCCCGTGGACGGCCCCGCCGCGGTGGCCGGCAAGAACGGCACCGTGGAACTGCTGTACCGCGTGGAGCGTGTCACGAAGTCCGAAGGACCCGGGACGGCCGAACCCGCGCTGACATCCGTACGCCCCGACGGCGTCCGCATACCCGGCGTCCGTTTCGACGGCCACGGTCCGGTGAGTGCGGCGCCCGCCCCGCGCGGCCCGGTACTCCTCGGCAAGGACCTCAAGGGGCAGCTCCAACTGCGTGTCGCAGGAAAAGTGTTGATCCGCAAGAACGGCACACTGCCGTCGCTGGACGCACCGGCCCTGCACATGGGCGGCTCGGGTGCCACCGTCGTGGGTCTGGGGGCGGACGCGCACCCCTGGACCTGGTCGCCCGAGGCAGGAACCGCCGGCTAG
- the rpsJ gene encoding 30S ribosomal protein S10, whose product MAGQKIRIRLKAYDHEVIDSSAKKIVETVTRTGASVAGPVPLPTEKNVYCVIKSPHKYKDSREHFEMRTHKRLIDILDPTPKTVDSLMRLDLPAGVDIEIKL is encoded by the coding sequence ATGGCGGGACAGAAGATCCGCATCCGGCTCAAGGCCTACGACCACGAGGTCATCGACAGCTCGGCGAAGAAGATCGTCGAGACGGTGACCCGCACTGGTGCGTCGGTCGCGGGCCCGGTGCCGCTGCCCACTGAGAAGAACGTGTACTGCGTCATCAAGTCGCCGCACAAGTACAAGGACTCGCGCGAGCACTTCGAGATGCGCACGCACAAGCGCCTGATCGACATCCTCGACCCGACGCCCAAGACCGTTGACTCGTTGATGCGCCTGGACCTTCCGGCCGGCGTTGACATCGAGATCAAGCTCTGA
- the rplC gene encoding 50S ribosomal protein L3, translating to MAKQIKGVLGEKLGMTQVWDENNRVVPVTVVKAGPCVVTQVRKNDIDGYESVQIAFGEIDPRKVNKPLKGHFAKADVTPRRHLVELRTSDASEYTLGQEITAAVFESGVKVDVTGKSKGKGFAGVMKRHNFKGLGAGHGTQRKHRSPGSIGGCATPGRVFKGMRMAGRMGNERVTTQNLTIHAVDAEKGLLLIKGAVPGPNGGLVLVRTAAKGV from the coding sequence ATGGCAAAGCAGATCAAGGGCGTCCTGGGCGAGAAGCTCGGCATGACCCAGGTCTGGGACGAGAACAACCGTGTCGTCCCGGTGACCGTCGTCAAGGCCGGGCCCTGCGTCGTTACCCAGGTCCGTAAGAACGACATCGACGGCTACGAGTCGGTCCAGATCGCCTTCGGCGAGATCGACCCGCGCAAGGTGAACAAGCCCCTCAAGGGTCACTTCGCCAAGGCCGACGTAACCCCGCGCCGCCACCTGGTGGAGCTCCGTACCTCCGACGCCAGCGAGTACACGCTCGGCCAGGAGATCACTGCCGCGGTGTTCGAGTCCGGCGTCAAGGTCGACGTCACGGGCAAGAGCAAGGGCAAGGGCTTCGCCGGTGTCATGAAGCGTCACAACTTCAAGGGCCTCGGCGCCGGTCACGGTACCCAGCGCAAGCACCGCTCGCCCGGTTCCATCGGTGGCTGCGCCACCCCTGGGCGTGTCTTCAAGGGCATGCGCATGGCGGGCCGCATGGGTAACGAGCGGGTCACCACCCAGAACCTGACCATCCACGCGGTTGACGCGGAGAAGGGCCTGCTGCTCATCAAGGGCGCGGTTCCTGGTCCGAACGGCGGCCTCGTCCTCGTCCGCACTGCGGCCAAGGGGGTCTGA
- the rplD gene encoding 50S ribosomal protein L4, with amino-acid sequence MSTIDILSPSGDKSGTVELPAEIFDAKVSIPLIHQVVVAQLAAARQGTHKVKRRGEVRGGGRKPYRQKGTGRARQGSTRAPQFAGGGVVHGPTPRDYSQRTPKKMKAAALRGALTDRARNSRIHVVSGVVEGEISTKAAKSLLGKVSERKNVLLVVERSDEAAWLSARNLPQVHLLEPGQLNTYDVLVSDDVVFTKAAFESFVSGPKAAETEGSDA; translated from the coding sequence ATGAGCACCATTGACATTCTGTCGCCCTCCGGCGACAAGTCCGGGACCGTCGAGCTCCCGGCCGAGATCTTCGACGCCAAGGTCAGCATCCCGCTGATCCACCAGGTCGTCGTGGCGCAGCTGGCCGCCGCCCGTCAGGGCACGCACAAGGTCAAGCGTCGTGGCGAGGTCCGTGGTGGCGGTAGGAAGCCTTACCGCCAGAAGGGCACCGGCCGCGCGCGTCAGGGTTCGACCCGTGCGCCGCAGTTCGCCGGCGGTGGCGTTGTCCACGGCCCCACGCCGCGTGACTACTCGCAGCGGACCCCGAAGAAGATGAAGGCCGCCGCCCTGCGCGGTGCCCTCACCGACCGGGCCCGTAACTCCCGTATCCACGTCGTCTCCGGCGTGGTCGAGGGCGAGATCTCCACGAAGGCCGCCAAGTCCCTGCTGGGCAAGGTCAGCGAGCGCAAGAACGTGCTCCTGGTTGTCGAGCGCTCGGACGAGGCCGCGTGGCTCTCCGCCCGCAACCTGCCCCAGGTGCACCTCCTGGAGCCGGGCCAGCTGAACACGTACGACGTGCTCGTCTCGGACGACGTGGTCTTCACCAAGGCCGCTTTCGAGTCCTTCGTGTCTGGCCCCAAGGCCGCTGAGACCGAAGGGAGCGACGCCTGA
- the rplW gene encoding 50S ribosomal protein L23, protein MSEATVTSKTFTDPRDVLVKPVVSEKSYALLDENKYTFIVAPGSNKTQIKQAVEAVFSVKVTGVNTINRQGKRKRTRTGFGKRANTKRAIVTLAEGDRIDIFGGPTS, encoded by the coding sequence ATGTCCGAGGCGACCGTCACCAGCAAGACCTTCACGGACCCGCGCGACGTTCTCGTCAAGCCGGTTGTCTCCGAGAAGAGCTACGCCCTGCTCGACGAGAACAAGTACACGTTCATCGTCGCGCCCGGCTCCAACAAGACCCAGATCAAGCAGGCCGTCGAGGCGGTCTTCTCGGTCAAGGTCACCGGGGTCAACACGATCAACCGCCAGGGCAAGCGCAAGCGCACCCGCACCGGTTTCGGCAAGCGCGCCAACACCAAGCGCGCCATCGTGACCCTCGCTGAGGGCGACCGAATCGACATCTTCGGCGGCCCGACCTCCTGA
- the rplB gene encoding 50S ribosomal protein L2 — protein MGIRKYKPTTPGRRGSSVADFVEITRSTPEKSLVRPLHSKGGRNNTGRVTVRHQGGGHKRAYRVIDFRRHDKDGVPAKVAHIEYDPNRTARIALLHYADGEKRYIIAPKGLTQGDRVENGPAADIKPGNNLALRNIPVGTTIHAIELRPGGGAKFARSAGASVQLLAKEGTMAHLRMPSGEIRLVDARCRATIGEVGNAEQSNINWGKAGRLRWKGVRPTVRGVAMNPVDHPHGGGEGKTSGGRHPVSPWGQKEGRTRSPKKASSKYIVRRRKTNKKR, from the coding sequence ATGGGTATCCGCAAGTACAAGCCGACGACCCCGGGCCGTCGTGGCTCCAGCGTCGCCGACTTTGTCGAGATCACGCGGTCCACGCCGGAGAAGTCGCTGGTCCGCCCCCTGCACAGCAAGGGCGGCCGTAACAACACCGGTCGTGTGACCGTCCGTCACCAGGGCGGTGGCCACAAGCGCGCCTACCGCGTGATCGACTTCCGTCGTCACGACAAGGACGGCGTGCCGGCCAAGGTCGCTCACATCGAGTACGACCCGAACCGCACCGCGCGCATCGCGCTTCTGCACTACGCAGACGGCGAGAAGCGCTACATCATCGCGCCCAAGGGCCTGACGCAGGGCGACCGTGTCGAGAACGGCCCGGCCGCCGACATCAAGCCCGGCAACAACCTGGCGCTGCGCAACATCCCGGTCGGTACGACCATCCACGCCATCGAGCTGCGGCCCGGCGGCGGCGCGAAGTTCGCCCGCTCCGCGGGTGCCTCCGTGCAGCTGCTGGCGAAGGAGGGCACGATGGCCCACCTTCGTATGCCGTCCGGTGAGATCCGGCTGGTCGACGCCCGCTGCCGCGCCACCATTGGCGAGGTCGGCAACGCCGAGCAGTCGAACATCAACTGGGGCAAGGCCGGCCGTCTGCGCTGGAAGGGCGTTCGCCCGACCGTCCGCGGTGTCGCAATGAACCCGGTTGACCACCCGCACGGTGGTGGTGAGGGCAAGACCTCCGGTGGTCGCCACCCGGTCAGCCCGTGGGGTCAGAAGGAGGGTCGTACTCGCTCGCCGAAGAAGGCATCGAGCAAGTACATCGTCCGCCGCCGCAAGACGAACAAGAAGCGCTAG
- the rpsS gene encoding 30S ribosomal protein S19: protein MPRSLKKGPFVDGHLIKKVDVQNEAGTKNVIKTWSRRSMIVPAMLGHTIAVHNGKIHVPVFVTESMVGHKLGEFSPTRTFRGHVKDDRKSKRR, encoded by the coding sequence ATGCCGCGCAGTCTCAAGAAGGGGCCCTTCGTCGACGGACACCTCATCAAGAAGGTGGATGTCCAGAACGAAGCAGGCACCAAGAACGTCATCAAGACCTGGTCCCGTCGCTCGATGATCGTCCCGGCCATGCTCGGCCACACGATCGCGGTGCACAACGGCAAGATCCACGTCCCGGTGTTCGTCACCGAGTCGATGGTCGGCCACAAGCTCGGCGAGTTCTCGCCGACTCGCACCTTCCGCGGCCACGTCAAGGACGACCGGAAGTCGAAGCGCCGCTAA
- the rplV gene encoding 50S ribosomal protein L22, with product MEARAQARYIRVTPMKARRVVDLIRGMDATEAQAVLRFAPQAASVPVGKVLDSAIANAAHNYDHTDASSLVISEAYVDEGPTLKRFRPRAQGRAYRIRKRTSHITVVVSSKEGTR from the coding sequence ATGGAAGCCAGGGCCCAGGCGCGGTACATCCGCGTCACGCCCATGAAGGCCCGCCGAGTGGTGGACCTCATCCGTGGCATGGATGCCACGGAGGCTCAGGCGGTCCTGCGTTTCGCCCCGCAGGCCGCGAGCGTGCCGGTTGGCAAGGTGCTTGACAGCGCCATTGCCAACGCTGCACACAACTACGACCACACCGACGCCTCTTCGCTGGTCATCAGCGAGGCGTACGTGGACGAGGGCCCGACCCTGAAGCGGTTCCGTCCGCGTGCTCAGGGCCGTGCCTACCGGATCCGTAAGCGGACCAGCCACATCACCGTGGTCGTCAGCAGCAAGGAAGGAACCCGGTAA
- the rpsC gene encoding 30S ribosomal protein S3, with translation MGQKVNPHGFRLGITTDFKSRWYADKLYKDYVKEDVAIRRMMTKGMERAGISKVEIERTRDRVRVDIHTARPGIVIGRRGAEADRIRGELEKLTGKQVQLNILEVKNPEVDAQLVAQAVAEQLSSRVSFRRAMRKSMQGTMKAGAKGIKIQCGGRLGGAEMSRSEFYREGRVPLHTLRANVDYGFFEAKTTFGRIGVKVWIYKGDVKNIAEVRAENAAARAGNRPARGGAGDRPAGGRGGRGGERGGRGRKPQQSAPAAEAPKAEAPAAAAAPAAESTGTEA, from the coding sequence ATGGGCCAGAAGGTTAACCCGCATGGGTTCCGGCTCGGCATCACCACGGACTTCAAGTCCCGCTGGTACGCCGACAAGCTGTACAAGGACTACGTCAAGGAAGACGTCGCCATTCGTCGCATGATGACGAAGGGCATGGAGCGAGCCGGTATCTCGAAGGTTGAGATCGAGCGCACCCGCGACCGCGTCCGCGTTGACATCCACACCGCCCGCCCGGGCATCGTCATCGGTCGCCGTGGCGCCGAGGCCGACCGCATCCGTGGCGAGCTGGAGAAGCTGACCGGCAAGCAGGTTCAGCTGAACATCCTCGAGGTCAAGAACCCCGAGGTGGACGCTCAGCTGGTGGCCCAGGCCGTCGCCGAGCAGCTGTCCTCCCGCGTCTCCTTCCGTCGCGCCATGCGTAAGAGCATGCAGGGCACGATGAAGGCCGGCGCCAAGGGCATCAAGATCCAGTGCGGCGGCCGTCTCGGCGGCGCCGAGATGTCCCGCTCGGAGTTCTACCGCGAGGGCCGTGTGCCCCTGCACACGCTCCGTGCGAACGTCGACTACGGCTTCTTCGAGGCCAAGACGACCTTCGGCCGTATCGGTGTGAAGGTCTGGATCTACAAGGGCGACGTCAAGAACATCGCCGAGGTCCGCGCCGAGAACGCTGCGGCCCGTGCGGGTAACCGCCCGGCCCGTGGTGGCGCCGGCGACCGTCCGGCCGGTGGCCGTGGCGGTCGTGGTGGCGAGCGGGGCGGTCGCGGCCGCAAGCCGCAGCAGTCCGCGCCGGCAGCCGAGGCCCCCAAGGCCGAGGCTCCCGCCGCCGCCGCTGCTCCGGCTGCTGAGAGCACCGGAACGGAGGCCTGA
- the rplP gene encoding 50S ribosomal protein L16, whose product MLIPRRVKHRKQHHPKRSGMSKGGTQVAFGEYGIQALTPAYVTNRQIEAARIAMTRHIKRGGKVWINIYPDRPLTKKPAETRMGSGKGSPEWWIANVKPGRVMFELSYPNEKIAREALTRAAHKLPMKCRIVRREAGES is encoded by the coding sequence ATGCTGATCCCCCGTAGGGTCAAGCACCGCAAGCAGCACCACCCGAAGCGCAGCGGTATGTCCAAGGGTGGTACGCAGGTTGCGTTCGGCGAGTACGGCATTCAGGCCCTCACTCCGGCGTACGTGACCAACCGCCAGATCGAGGCGGCTCGTATCGCGATGACCCGCCACATCAAGCGTGGCGGCAAGGTCTGGATCAACATCTACCCGGACCGCCCGCTGACGAAGAAGCCTGCCGAGACCCGCATGGGTTCCGGTAAGGGTTCCCCGGAGTGGTGGATCGCGAACGTCAAGCCCGGTCGGGTGATGTTCGAGCTGTCCTACCCGAACGAGAAGATTGCGCGTGAGGCGCTTACCCGCGCTGCTCACAAGCTTCCGATGAAGTGCCGGATCGTTCGGCGCGAGGCAGGTGAGTCGTGA
- the rpmC gene encoding 50S ribosomal protein L29 produces the protein MSTGTKASELRELGNEELVAKLREAKEELFNLRFQAATGQLENHGRLKAVRKDIARIYTLMRERELGIETVESA, from the coding sequence ATGTCTACCGGTACCAAGGCGTCCGAGCTGCGTGAGCTGGGCAACGAGGAGCTTGTTGCCAAGCTCCGCGAGGCCAAGGAAGAGCTGTTCAACCTCCGCTTCCAGGCGGCGACCGGCCAGCTCGAGAACCACGGCCGGCTGAAGGCCGTCCGCAAGGACATCGCGCGGATCTACACCCTCATGCGTGAGCGCGAGCTGGGCATCGAGACGGTGGAGAGCGCCTGA